A single region of the Deefgea piscis genome encodes:
- a CDS encoding sugar diacid recognition domain-containing protein, translating to MSLLSVLLAQSIVQRTMSILPQNINVMDEQGIILGSGDPMRLGERHEGAVLAISQERTVEIDELAVNRLQGVRPGVNLPLHHDGKVIGAIGITGQPDEVRQFGELVRMTAEMMLDQRQLLQTIERDSRMSEELVLQLIERTSAPDEPLQQWAARLDVDLQKPRVALVIQTSGMALNEESGLEALQILQRRLSQDRRGQLTARRSLNEFVVLYPALDRRGQWDASALSLELHRWLEDIQRDGVAHIHAALGHYFSQDGSIALSYQTARATLLQPQAKRPLLQAFEQRRLPVLLSPLASGWQAELFRLPVSRLAEHDKDQLLYHTLLRWFEHDLHYAQTAAALHIHRNTLDYRLQKIAELTQLNLDKLEERMQLYIAVQLDQLPH from the coding sequence ATGTCTTTACTTTCTGTGTTGTTAGCGCAATCGATTGTGCAAAGAACCATGTCGATTTTGCCGCAAAACATCAATGTGATGGATGAGCAGGGCATTATTTTGGGCAGTGGCGACCCAATGCGTTTAGGCGAGCGACATGAAGGCGCGGTATTAGCGATTAGTCAGGAGCGAACAGTTGAAATTGACGAGCTGGCGGTCAATCGACTGCAGGGCGTGCGCCCGGGGGTGAATCTGCCGCTGCATCACGATGGCAAAGTGATTGGTGCGATTGGCATTACTGGCCAGCCCGATGAGGTGCGTCAATTTGGTGAATTGGTGCGCATGACTGCGGAAATGATGCTTGATCAGCGGCAATTACTGCAAACCATTGAGCGTGATAGCCGCATGAGTGAAGAGCTGGTGTTGCAGCTGATTGAGCGCACCAGCGCACCGGACGAGCCTTTGCAGCAATGGGCGGCGCGCTTGGATGTGGATTTGCAGAAACCGCGGGTAGCGCTGGTGATACAAACCAGTGGCATGGCATTAAATGAAGAGTCGGGGCTAGAGGCATTACAAATATTGCAACGGCGTTTGAGTCAAGATCGGCGCGGGCAGTTAACGGCGCGGCGCTCTTTAAATGAATTTGTCGTGCTCTACCCCGCACTGGATCGGCGCGGCCAGTGGGATGCCAGCGCTTTAAGTTTGGAATTACATCGTTGGTTAGAAGATATCCAGCGCGATGGCGTGGCGCATATTCATGCCGCGCTTGGGCATTATTTTAGTCAGGACGGCAGCATTGCTTTGTCGTATCAAACTGCGCGAGCCACCTTATTGCAGCCGCAAGCCAAGCGCCCTTTACTGCAAGCGTTTGAACAGCGCCGCTTGCCGGTTTTATTGTCGCCTTTGGCCAGTGGCTGGCAAGCCGAATTATTTCGCCTGCCAGTGAGCCGCTTGGCTGAGCATGATAAAGATCAGTTGCTCTATCACACCTTGCTGCGCTGGTTTGAGCACGATTTACATTACGCGCAAACCGCTGCTGCTTTACATATTCACCGCAATACACTGGATTATCGCTTGCAAAAAATCGCTGAATTAACGCAGTTAAATTTGGATAAATTAGAAGAGCGAATGCAGCTGTATATCGCCGTGCAATTGGATCAGTTACCGCATTAA
- the pabC gene encoding aminodeoxychorismate lyase, translating into MRLVNGVLAEHLNLSDRAIQFGDGVFRTLKVRAGQLEFWPQQYAKLVQDCARIGITAPSEATLLADIAQLAPVDHSLKIIITRGESARGYALPADMKPNRIVQLAALPAYAEHLYLEGAKLVLCATRASWQPALAGIKHLNRLENVLARQEWSDPAVFDGVMLDRDGWVVEGVMSNLFALIDGVWCTPILNESGVSGVYRSILLNDVACNEIPIVERKISLSQLYAADAVFMCNSLAACVPVRQMADRHWPILSADIAARLGQLATSSLLFIGNQSA; encoded by the coding sequence ATGCGTTTAGTGAATGGCGTTTTGGCCGAGCATTTAAATTTAAGTGATAGGGCGATTCAGTTTGGTGATGGCGTATTTCGCACACTCAAAGTGCGTGCGGGGCAGCTGGAGTTTTGGCCGCAGCAATACGCTAAATTAGTTCAGGACTGCGCGCGCATTGGCATTACGGCCCCCAGCGAGGCGACACTATTGGCCGATATCGCCCAGCTTGCGCCGGTAGATCACAGCTTAAAAATCATCATCACGCGCGGTGAGTCGGCGCGAGGTTATGCACTACCGGCTGATATGAAGCCCAATCGGATTGTGCAATTGGCGGCCTTGCCTGCGTATGCTGAGCATTTATATCTTGAGGGCGCCAAACTGGTTTTGTGCGCGACTCGGGCTAGCTGGCAACCGGCGTTGGCGGGGATTAAGCATCTGAATCGTTTAGAAAACGTATTGGCGCGGCAAGAATGGTCCGATCCGGCGGTGTTCGATGGGGTTATGCTCGATCGAGATGGCTGGGTGGTGGAGGGCGTGATGAGCAATTTATTTGCTTTGATCGATGGTGTTTGGTGCACGCCAATATTAAATGAATCCGGTGTATCTGGGGTATATCGTTCCATCCTGTTAAATGATGTTGCTTGCAATGAAATACCCATTGTTGAGCGCAAAATCAGTTTGTCTCAACTGTATGCCGCTGATGCGGTATTTATGTGTAATAGTTTGGCCGCTTGCGTGCCAGTACGGCAAATGGCAGATCGGCATTGGCCGATATTATCGGCAGACATCGCCGCGCGGCTCGGACAGTTGGCTACGTCGTCGTTATTATTCATTGGAAATCAATCTGCATGA
- a CDS encoding aminodeoxychorismate synthase component I, protein MSEFNYFTHRLPQAPDLAGLLAYSRAHFPALLQSSQTQGWDILFALPSEIRCYGADEGAALVRDLAALPQGPSIKSELPFHGGWFFYAGYELLEIFEPSVATRTLGQYADFPLGALIRCPAAVLLHRETQTATLLAETEHDLAQLQALLAQAPVWQPQAVVVAAISEDEPQQFIAGAERAKQYIIDGDVFQVNLSRGWDVTLAQGQATDVYAALRTANPAPFSAYLDLGDAGQIISSSPERLVQVKDGIVQTRPIAGTFARSTDPIEDEKLKQRLLNTPKERAEHIMLVDLERNDLGRIAVPGTVHVDELMAVATYSFVHHIESNIRAVLRSGLNTADVLRALFPGGTITGCPKVRCMQIIRELEDRPRLAYTGSLGYINRDGSMDSNILIRTFVQRADQLYFRAGAGIVADSDAERELQETRHKARGLLRALGVAG, encoded by the coding sequence ATGTCAGAATTTAACTATTTTACCCATAGATTGCCACAAGCTCCGGATTTAGCCGGTTTGTTGGCGTATTCTCGTGCGCATTTTCCTGCGCTATTGCAATCATCGCAAACGCAAGGTTGGGATATTTTATTTGCCTTGCCGAGCGAAATCCGCTGCTATGGCGCCGATGAAGGCGCGGCTTTAGTGCGTGATTTAGCCGCTTTACCACAAGGCCCGAGCATAAAATCTGAGTTGCCATTTCATGGTGGCTGGTTTTTTTATGCGGGGTATGAGCTGCTAGAGATTTTTGAGCCTAGTGTCGCGACACGTACCCTTGGGCAGTATGCTGATTTTCCTTTGGGCGCTTTAATTCGTTGCCCAGCTGCGGTCTTGCTGCACCGTGAAACGCAAACCGCGACCTTGCTCGCTGAAACCGAGCATGATTTAGCGCAACTGCAAGCTTTGCTGGCGCAAGCGCCTGTGTGGCAGCCGCAAGCGGTGGTGGTGGCGGCGATTTCGGAAGATGAACCACAGCAATTTATCGCCGGCGCTGAGCGCGCCAAGCAATATATTATCGATGGCGATGTGTTTCAGGTGAATTTATCGCGTGGTTGGGATGTCACGTTGGCGCAAGGACAGGCCACCGATGTTTATGCGGCATTACGCACCGCCAATCCGGCACCGTTTTCCGCGTATTTAGATTTGGGCGACGCCGGACAAATCATCAGCTCATCACCTGAGCGCTTGGTGCAAGTCAAAGACGGCATTGTACAAACGCGGCCTATTGCTGGGACCTTTGCCCGATCGACCGATCCGATCGAAGACGAAAAACTTAAACAACGATTATTAAATACCCCCAAAGAGCGCGCCGAGCACATTATGTTGGTCGATTTAGAGCGCAATGATTTGGGGCGAATCGCCGTACCGGGCACGGTGCATGTCGATGAATTAATGGCGGTGGCAACGTATTCTTTTGTGCATCACATTGAATCGAATATCCGCGCGGTATTGCGATCTGGCCTCAATACCGCCGACGTGCTGCGTGCTTTGTTTCCGGGCGGCACCATTACCGGCTGCCCCAAAGTGCGCTGCATGCAGATTATTCGCGAGCTCGAAGATCGGCCGCGCTTGGCCTACACCGGCAGCTTGGGTTACATCAATCGCGATGGCAGTATGGACAGCAATATTTTAATTCGCACCTTTGTGCAACGCGCCGACCAGCTGTATTTCCGCGCTGGCGCCGGCATTGTGGCCGATTCTGATGCTGAGCGTGAATTGCAAGAAACGCGGCATAAAGCGCGTGGTTTATTACGCGCCCTGGGTGTAGCAGGATGA
- a CDS encoding lipocalin family protein: MPKLLLIILCSLISSAYAEITPVRSVPQLDVARYLGTWHEIARFPMYFQNQCVGEVTANYTLQDNGDIQVINRCRTANGDFEQAKGRAQVVANTGNAQLKVSFFWPFKSDYWVIGLDPDYRWAVVGNPNRKYLWILSRTPTLSPADLALAKASAVAQGYSLQQLIPSDPASVQP, from the coding sequence ATGCCAAAACTTTTACTGATAATTTTATGCAGCTTGATCAGCAGCGCCTACGCCGAAATCACGCCAGTACGCAGTGTGCCGCAGCTGGATGTGGCGCGTTATCTGGGCACTTGGCATGAAATCGCACGATTTCCAATGTATTTTCAAAATCAATGCGTCGGTGAGGTAACGGCCAATTACACGCTGCAAGACAATGGCGATATCCAAGTGATTAACCGCTGCCGCACCGCCAATGGTGATTTCGAGCAAGCCAAAGGCCGCGCCCAAGTCGTCGCTAACACCGGTAATGCCCAATTAAAAGTCAGCTTTTTTTGGCCGTTTAAGAGTGACTACTGGGTGATTGGCCTTGATCCTGATTATCGCTGGGCGGTGGTTGGCAATCCTAATCGCAAATATTTATGGATTTTATCGCGTACGCCAACCTTGAGCCCGGCCGACTTGGCGCTGGCCAAAGCCAGCGCTGTGGCGCAAGGCTATTCACTCCAGCAACTTATTCCAAGCGATCCAGCCAGCGTTCAGCCATAA
- a CDS encoding AAA family ATPase: MLHTLAIANYRSLRDLIVPLAQLNVISGANGSGKSSLYRALRLTAEAAEGRLIAHLAQEGGFTSTLWAGPEQISPVMRRGEMPIQGAIRQTTVALKLGFAGDDFSYAIDLGLPMPSLSLFAADPEIKRELIWAGRLQRDATLLLDRRGAVARTRDGRTWQVLNQHVPTYDSVFTQCADPVNAPEVLQLREAMRRWRFYDHLRTDAGAPARQSQIGTYTPILANDGANLAAALQTIIEIGEPETLAAAIDDAFPGARIQIEVQQGRFSVVMWQHGLLRPLSASEFSDGTLRYLLLVAALLSPRPPELLVLNEPETSLHPDLLPALARLIAAAARCSQVIVVSHASRLVAALEREVDCNSIILQKDCGETLIAGQHQLDKPAWSWLNR, from the coding sequence ATGCTACATACGCTGGCCATTGCCAATTATCGCTCGCTACGTGATTTGATCGTACCGCTGGCGCAGCTGAATGTGATCAGTGGCGCCAATGGCAGCGGCAAATCCAGTCTGTACCGCGCTTTGCGTTTAACTGCCGAAGCCGCCGAAGGGCGTTTGATTGCGCATTTAGCGCAAGAGGGTGGCTTTACATCGACTTTATGGGCGGGGCCAGAACAAATCAGCCCAGTGATGCGCCGCGGTGAGATGCCGATTCAAGGGGCGATTCGCCAAACAACGGTGGCGTTGAAGCTGGGTTTTGCGGGGGATGATTTTTCATACGCCATTGATTTGGGTCTGCCAATGCCGAGCTTATCGTTGTTTGCAGCTGATCCAGAAATCAAGCGCGAGCTGATTTGGGCGGGGCGACTACAGCGCGATGCGACACTACTGCTTGATCGGCGTGGCGCTGTGGCGCGCACCCGTGATGGCCGTACTTGGCAAGTGCTCAATCAGCATGTGCCAACGTACGATAGTGTCTTTACGCAGTGCGCTGATCCCGTCAATGCACCTGAAGTTTTGCAATTACGCGAAGCGATGCGCCGCTGGCGCTTTTATGATCATTTACGCACCGATGCCGGCGCTCCTGCGCGGCAGTCGCAAATTGGCACTTACACTCCGATTTTAGCCAACGATGGCGCCAATTTAGCTGCTGCTTTGCAAACCATTATTGAAATCGGAGAACCCGAAACGCTGGCTGCGGCGATTGATGATGCTTTCCCGGGGGCACGGATTCAAATTGAGGTGCAACAAGGACGATTTAGCGTTGTGATGTGGCAGCATGGTTTACTGCGGCCATTGTCTGCCAGTGAGTTTTCTGATGGCACTTTGCGTTATTTACTCTTGGTCGCTGCTTTATTAAGCCCACGGCCACCCGAATTATTGGTGCTCAATGAGCCAGAAACCAGTTTACATCCGGATCTATTGCCGGCTTTAGCCCGCTTAATTGCTGCGGCGGCAAGGTGTAGTCAGGTGATTGTGGTGAGTCATGCCAGCCGCCTAGTCGCAGCGCTGGAGCGTGAAGTCGATTGCAACTCGATTATCTTGCAAAAAGACTGCGGCGAAACATTGATTGCTGGGCAGCATCAATTAGATAAGCCCGCTTGGTCGTGGCTGAATCGTTAG
- the fabF gene encoding beta-ketoacyl-ACP synthase II gives MSKRRVVVTGLGQVSPVGNDVATGWANLLAGQSGIDLITRFDPSDMGCRIAGQVKDFDISQYVSPKDARRMDDFIHYGIAAAMQAINDAGLDDVSDLDKTRVGVNIGSGIGGLQLIEQTNAAYLEGGTRKIGPFFIPGSLINMIAGHVSIMKGYQGPSYGIVSACTTGAHSIGDAARIIQYGDADVMVAGGAEGTICKMAIGGFGAMKALSTRNDDPKTASRPWDKGRDGFVMGEGAGVLVLEEYEHAKKRGATIYAELVGFGMSSDAHHITAPSAEGPARGVANALRDAGVNPDQVQYVNAHGTSTPLGDANETNALKIAFGDHAKKLVVNSTKSMTGHLLGGAGGVEAIYSILALHHQVSPPTINLHEQDFESGCDLDYCANTARDMKIEVAISNSFGFGGTNGTLVFKKI, from the coding sequence GTGTCTAAACGCAGAGTAGTTGTCACCGGCTTGGGCCAAGTTTCCCCAGTTGGCAATGATGTTGCCACTGGCTGGGCCAACCTGCTTGCTGGTCAATCCGGTATTGATTTAATCACCCGTTTTGACCCGAGCGATATGGGTTGCCGTATCGCCGGCCAAGTAAAAGATTTTGATATTAGCCAGTACGTGAGCCCGAAAGATGCGCGCCGGATGGATGATTTCATTCATTACGGTATTGCCGCTGCAATGCAAGCGATTAACGACGCTGGCTTAGATGATGTGAGCGATCTGGATAAAACCCGCGTTGGGGTGAATATCGGTTCGGGTATTGGTGGCTTGCAACTGATTGAACAAACCAATGCAGCTTATCTGGAAGGCGGCACGCGTAAAATCGGCCCGTTCTTTATTCCTGGTTCATTGATCAATATGATCGCTGGCCACGTTTCCATTATGAAAGGCTATCAAGGCCCGAGTTATGGCATCGTTTCAGCGTGTACTACCGGTGCGCATAGCATCGGTGATGCGGCGCGGATTATTCAGTACGGCGATGCGGATGTGATGGTCGCGGGTGGTGCTGAAGGTACGATTTGCAAAATGGCCATCGGTGGCTTTGGCGCAATGAAGGCACTCTCAACGCGCAATGACGATCCAAAAACTGCATCTCGTCCTTGGGATAAAGGCCGTGATGGTTTCGTGATGGGTGAAGGCGCTGGGGTCTTGGTACTCGAAGAATACGAGCACGCTAAAAAGCGTGGCGCAACCATTTATGCTGAACTGGTTGGTTTTGGTATGAGCTCGGACGCGCATCACATCACCGCACCAAGCGCTGAAGGACCTGCACGTGGCGTTGCCAATGCATTGCGCGATGCCGGTGTAAATCCGGATCAAGTGCAATACGTGAATGCACACGGCACATCAACACCGTTGGGTGATGCCAATGAAACTAATGCGTTGAAGATTGCATTTGGTGATCATGCGAAGAAATTAGTTGTTAACTCAACCAAATCAATGACTGGCCATTTATTGGGCGGCGCGGGTGGCGTTGAAGCGATTTACTCGATCTTGGCCTTACATCATCAAGTTTCTCCACCGACGATTAACTTGCATGAGCAAGATTTTGAATCGGGTTGTGATCTTGATTATTGTGCCAATACCGCACGTGATATGAAGATTGAAGTCGCGATTTCCAATTCATTTGGCTTTGGCGGCACCAACGGTACGCTGGTGTTCAAAAAGATTTAA
- the acpP gene encoding acyl carrier protein, with translation MENIEQRVKKIVAEQLGVPETDVKIDSSFVNDLGADSLDTVELVMALEEEFECEIPDEDAEKITTVQQAVDYVSAHLSK, from the coding sequence ATGGAAAACATCGAACAGCGCGTGAAGAAGATTGTTGCTGAGCAACTGGGCGTGCCAGAAACTGACGTTAAGATTGATTCATCATTCGTAAACGACCTCGGCGCCGACTCTCTCGACACCGTTGAACTCGTTATGGCGCTTGAAGAAGAATTTGAGTGCGAAATCCCTGACGAAGATGCAGAAAAGATCACTACTGTTCAGCAAGCAGTTGACTACGTCAGCGCTCATTTGAGCAAGTAA
- the fabG gene encoding 3-oxoacyl-ACP reductase FabG, with product MSLQGKVALVTGASRGIGQAIALELAAQGATVIGTATSDSGATAIADYLQAAGAAGSGLRLQVTEDGACEAIVAQIEKEFGPIAILVNNAGITRDNLLMRMKDEEWDAIMDTNLKPVYKLSKAVMRGMMKARWGRIINIASVVGATGNAGQTNYSAAKAALFGFTKSLAKEIGSRGVTVNAVAPGFIDTDMTRNLPDEQKAHLVANIALGRLGDPKDIADAVGFLASDKAGYITGNTIHVNGGMFMN from the coding sequence ATGAGTTTGCAAGGTAAAGTTGCGCTAGTGACTGGCGCTTCACGCGGGATCGGCCAAGCGATTGCTTTAGAGTTGGCAGCGCAAGGCGCAACCGTGATTGGTACAGCCACCAGCGATTCAGGCGCAACAGCGATTGCCGATTATCTGCAAGCCGCAGGTGCCGCAGGTTCTGGTTTACGTTTGCAAGTCACCGAAGACGGTGCTTGTGAAGCCATCGTGGCTCAAATTGAAAAAGAATTTGGCCCGATTGCGATTTTGGTCAATAACGCCGGAATTACGCGTGATAACTTATTGATGCGCATGAAGGATGAAGAATGGGATGCCATTATGGATACCAATCTGAAGCCAGTTTACAAATTATCTAAAGCCGTGATGCGCGGTATGATGAAAGCGCGTTGGGGACGGATTATCAATATTGCGTCGGTAGTGGGCGCGACGGGCAACGCCGGTCAAACCAATTATTCGGCAGCAAAAGCAGCGTTATTTGGTTTTACCAAATCGCTAGCCAAAGAAATCGGTAGTCGTGGTGTGACAGTGAATGCCGTCGCACCGGGCTTTATTGATACCGATATGACCCGTAATTTACCTGATGAGCAAAAAGCCCACCTAGTTGCTAATATTGCACTGGGACGTTTGGGTGATCCAAAAGACATCGCCGATGCGGTTGGATTCTTGGCATCAGATAAAGCTGGTTATATTACGGGTAATACCATTCATGTGAATGGTGGCATGTTTATGAATTAA
- the fabD gene encoding ACP S-malonyltransferase, translated as MSLAFVFPGQGSQSIGMMNGWADLAVVKATFDEASSVLGFDLWAMANEGPLEAINATVNTQPLMLTAGVAVWRAWQSQGGAMPAVMAGHSLGEYTALVAAEALSFGDALQLVRLRAEAMQEAVPAGTGAMAAVLGLSDELIIEACAEAAQGDVVQAVNFNSPGQVVIAGSKAAVERACEGCKARGAKRAMLLSVSVPSHCDLMKPAAEKLAAKLAVVEIHTPIVPVLHNADVAAYNNAEQIRDALVRQLYQPVRWVETIQKMAADGVTVVAECGPGKVLAGLTKRISSDLQGVALVDVASMDQLKSAV; from the coding sequence ATGTCATTAGCATTTGTGTTTCCAGGTCAAGGCTCGCAATCAATCGGTATGATGAATGGTTGGGCTGATTTAGCCGTGGTGAAAGCCACATTTGACGAAGCGTCAAGCGTGCTCGGTTTTGATTTATGGGCAATGGCCAATGAGGGCCCTCTCGAAGCGATCAATGCCACAGTGAATACGCAGCCATTGATGTTGACCGCTGGTGTTGCCGTTTGGCGTGCATGGCAGTCGCAAGGTGGCGCTATGCCTGCGGTCATGGCTGGGCATAGCTTAGGTGAATATACCGCTTTGGTGGCTGCTGAAGCCTTAAGTTTTGGCGATGCTTTGCAATTAGTGCGCTTACGCGCTGAAGCAATGCAAGAAGCTGTTCCTGCGGGTACCGGCGCAATGGCCGCAGTGCTTGGTTTGAGTGATGAATTGATTATTGAGGCTTGTGCAGAAGCAGCGCAGGGCGATGTGGTGCAGGCGGTGAATTTTAATTCACCAGGCCAAGTGGTCATTGCTGGTAGTAAAGCCGCGGTTGAGCGTGCATGCGAAGGCTGTAAAGCCCGTGGTGCGAAGCGTGCGATGCTGTTGTCGGTTTCGGTGCCATCGCATTGCGATTTGATGAAACCTGCCGCAGAAAAATTAGCGGCTAAATTGGCTGTGGTAGAAATTCATACACCTATCGTGCCTGTCTTGCACAATGCTGACGTTGCCGCGTATAACAATGCCGAGCAGATCCGTGATGCTTTAGTTCGCCAGTTGTATCAGCCAGTACGTTGGGTTGAAACCATTCAAAAAATGGCCGCCGATGGCGTTACCGTGGTGGCTGAATGTGGTCCGGGTAAAGTGCTTGCTGGTTTAACCAAACGTATTTCGAGTGATCTGCAAGGCGTTGCTTTAGTCGACGTAGCCAGTATGGATCAATTAAAATCAGCCGTGTAA
- a CDS encoding beta-ketoacyl-ACP synthase III: MYSRIAGTGSYLPEKILTNAELAQRVDTTDEWIVSRTGIRQRHIAADDQRTSDLALIAVERALEAAGVDKSEVDLLIVATTTPDSIFPSTACTLQNKLGVHGFPAFDIQAVCAGFIYALSTADQFVKSGAAKCAVVVGAETVTNLINWEDRGTCILFGDGAGAVVLTASEEPGILATQLHADGRYSGILKTDARPKQGELVGDPYVYMEGNAVFKFAVKALAEVAETTLAKAGLQKSDVDWLVPHQANIRIIESTAKHLHMSMDNVIVTVDMHGNTSAASIPLALDAGVRSGKIQRGQTLLMEGIGGGFAWGSALVKY; this comes from the coding sequence ATGTATTCCCGTATTGCAGGAACTGGCTCTTATTTGCCAGAAAAAATTCTTACTAATGCCGAGCTGGCGCAACGTGTCGACACCACTGATGAATGGATCGTTTCACGTACCGGTATTCGTCAGCGGCATATTGCGGCTGACGATCAACGTACTTCTGATCTGGCGTTGATCGCCGTTGAACGTGCGCTTGAAGCGGCGGGCGTTGATAAAAGCGAAGTCGATTTATTGATCGTTGCAACGACGACCCCAGACAGTATTTTTCCGTCTACGGCATGTACTTTGCAAAACAAACTTGGGGTGCATGGCTTCCCAGCCTTTGATATACAGGCTGTCTGTGCAGGGTTTATTTATGCCTTAAGTACTGCTGATCAATTTGTAAAAAGCGGCGCAGCCAAATGTGCAGTTGTTGTTGGTGCTGAAACCGTGACCAATCTCATTAATTGGGAAGATCGTGGCACGTGTATTTTGTTTGGTGATGGTGCCGGTGCTGTGGTGCTTACTGCATCAGAAGAGCCTGGTATTTTGGCGACACAACTGCATGCAGATGGCCGTTATAGTGGCATTTTGAAAACCGATGCGCGTCCAAAACAGGGTGAGCTAGTTGGCGATCCTTATGTGTATATGGAAGGCAATGCGGTGTTTAAATTCGCCGTAAAAGCCTTGGCCGAAGTCGCTGAAACCACTTTGGCCAAAGCCGGTTTGCAAAAAAGTGATGTGGACTGGTTGGTGCCACATCAGGCCAATATTCGCATTATTGAATCAACGGCCAAGCACCTACATATGTCGATGGATAATGTGATTGTGACGGTGGATATGCACGGCAACACTTCGGCAGCATCAATTCCATTGGCGCTGGATGCGGGTGTACGCAGCGGCAAGATTCAGCGCGGCCAAACCTTGTTGATGGAAGGGATTGGTGGTGGCTTTGCTTGGGGCTCGGCGCTGGTTAAATATTGA
- the plsX gene encoding phosphate acyltransferase PlsX, giving the protein MDITVAVDAMGGDHGAHITVPAALRFLRDNPDVNIVLVGLADAIAAELAAQHAATSPRLRIHPATEVVTMDESPQSAMKNKKDSSMRVAINLVKSGEANACVSAGNTGALMATARFVLKTISGIDRPAIAKLMPTMKGQTAMLDLGANVDSTPLQLTQFAIMGSAMFSALKHVDAPTVGLLNIGSEDIKGNEAVKEAAEMLRKTRLNFQGNIEGDDIYRGTVDVVACDGFTGNVALKTSEGLVKMITTFLKEEFTRNILTRCVALLALPLMNRFKKRLDPRRFNGASFLGLRGIVVKSHGGADEIAFYWALSQAVEEARSGMIQRITEQVQQELLHLNAAVEAAES; this is encoded by the coding sequence ATGGATATCACTGTCGCAGTAGATGCAATGGGCGGCGATCACGGCGCGCACATTACAGTGCCAGCCGCATTGCGCTTTTTGCGAGACAATCCCGATGTCAATATCGTTTTAGTCGGTTTAGCCGATGCGATTGCGGCTGAATTAGCGGCTCAGCATGCTGCAACGAGTCCGCGTTTGCGAATTCATCCTGCCACTGAGGTGGTGACGATGGATGAGTCTCCGCAATCGGCAATGAAAAATAAAAAAGATTCTTCGATGCGCGTTGCCATTAATTTGGTGAAGTCCGGTGAGGCCAATGCGTGTGTGTCCGCGGGTAATACCGGCGCATTGATGGCGACGGCACGGTTTGTATTAAAAACAATCTCAGGTATTGATCGACCCGCGATTGCAAAGCTGATGCCCACAATGAAGGGGCAAACGGCGATGCTCGATTTGGGTGCGAATGTGGATTCAACGCCTTTGCAGCTCACGCAATTTGCAATCATGGGTTCGGCGATGTTTTCGGCGCTCAAGCATGTTGATGCTCCCACAGTGGGTTTGCTCAATATTGGTTCGGAAGACATCAAAGGCAATGAAGCGGTGAAAGAAGCGGCTGAAATGCTGCGTAAAACCCGTTTGAATTTCCAAGGTAATATCGAAGGTGATGATATTTACCGCGGTACAGTGGATGTGGTGGCGTGTGATGGGTTCACCGGCAATGTGGCATTAAAAACTTCAGAGGGTTTAGTCAAAATGATTACCACCTTCTTGAAGGAAGAGTTTACTCGTAATATTCTGACCCGTTGCGTGGCATTACTGGCCTTACCATTAATGAATCGTTTTAAAAAGCGCTTAGATCCACGTCGTTTTAATGGTGCGTCATTTCTTGGCTTGCGTGGCATTGTGGTAAAAAGCCATGGCGGAGCGGATGAAATTGCGTTTTACTGGGCCTTGTCTCAGGCCGTTGAGGAAGCGCGCTCCGGCATGATTCAACGCATTACAGAGCAGGTGCAACAAGAGTTGCTGCATCTTAACGCTGCGGTAGAAGCTGCCGAGTCCTGA
- the rpmF gene encoding 50S ribosomal protein L32 has translation MAVQQNKKSPSKRGMHRAHDFLSAPALSVDAATGEVHRPHHISPNGFYNGRRVIKAKGE, from the coding sequence ATGGCAGTTCAGCAAAATAAAAAATCACCTTCGAAACGTGGCATGCACCGCGCTCATGACTTCTTGTCAGCACCAGCTTTGTCTGTAGATGCTGCAACTGGTGAAGTTCATCGCCCGCACCACATTTCTCCAAACGGCTTTTACAATGGCCGTCGTGTGATCAAAGCTAAGGGCGAATAA